The Gasterosteus aculeatus chromosome 17, fGasAcu3.hap1.1, whole genome shotgun sequence genome includes a window with the following:
- the LOC120834980 gene encoding limbin isoform X2 codes for MLQVDFIAKSIAIWLMLLDIQVSCLCPPPVDSRCCRVVEPLTAVVLESSAAHQSRCNGNVTSRDASWFITLPSQERHSSIHVMQQDQAVKSAEQAFLRMDERRLSSSASAGPWDHAFYTPLTFMSKILYRRNRRSTLTRYNPSLPLPQTQSMAPPPAFGVKFHKCAQVKMDTDPPQLTFFLLIHNMGPLGGTNLSQVAIRDSIAGVVPIKSDGRVVERGYQTFAIDSLSAGSQFVVNYTAHIRNHKSEVMDLPAFVTFSNASQNDVSMFGPLTANLTLRVNSTDRIHPNHGVHLAGVVAGFFGTLMLLSLGFLAVNLIGLRTRLNLFQQKQRNRGDSEPEYAECNMSEAVKDEAAFEDKMVDTMVLEDPQNMYQALENLQMSTLLHATNNLEATRIQIYRDVMSSLLGSLRSRGQASAQAQQRLLSVLHGQMLGMEGRLKEERGARMAALAGRCNQETREEMEAEHRTEAAQKAQAELLCQHANQQELLHCSVLLEKLHKLSQSRLQRILLVRHEEASGKVQRQIVEWRRVELHKIFSEELEEATRMGELEKSAAKSLQHDYFASQDQLEEVLDVVLANQRYVLAERHAQRKFLVHSLHSLNNLISDSFSSTSSNLDSWFTHIRRGGSVPSEQLDQLQDKAQKELVMVRQRLEEALSQERRAMRCGLIKKRRELISDLLRVHKQRQKDLSGVSKDLEGRQDIAHHLHCWQNFLTAHSLELAELINNLDEEATADIRKVTMRVIQAAITEIKAIQPSAAQALQTFLPPGAQRAVPQLEPQAGPGQVQGQGGSTLLQGQERLHQEGKAALHTLSCTRAALREAMERELQEQRELRAHCRAFFSCLCSSQLTLSEDDRLRMKLEFQKCLSVMDLCLVLPHAVSRTKLHTALAAWRKEREQQMTSISKGKSSEARQKTDASDLILFKKRLEDGVQLFEREKEMEMAVMDKVMEEMRTERESDLHAQGDSLAMQMATIHYQKAERRTKVLETSRAMLALTSLLIQQLRERKSLESQDMAQSIQNHCLGLDEAQQQLQKERRELDVLQRSRSKVESNPTQSGDSGDVEEGSELEKLFQLRPDCRMTSILQEALYKRDQVITRLAERLEEMTSNDQAMEDLKEQLELRRLYANCDQDLEFASRLVKQSQVSAEGLLEALRLLLPPLPESELLSITDALCPKEILVASSAEQKQSMCAGGVNRLLLVKLRDDVLHKNMPNMPSCAVESGRLQEKRQSFMEKLLPRSRDLPPRDVAPPMVEENEREAGLGKAQRTIDKSAVTEDPVTQQPKHPAKESVVNTVNETLHSAAEENMVPSSASTARGVAATEERLFVFRHPPEACGSAEAPKRKRKKNFLNLKKGSVAPTNLP; via the exons ATGCTTCAGGTAGACTTTATCGCGAAAAGCATCGCAATATGGTTGATGCTCTTGGACATCCAAGTGTCGTGTTTGTGTCCGCCGCCTGTTGACTCCCGTTGTTGTCGCGTTGTCGAACCGTTAACTGCCGTTGTGTTGGAGTCCAGTGCGGCGCATCAGAGCCGTTGTAACGGTAACGTCACATCTCGGGACGCGTCATGGTTCATAACTCTACCGTCACAGGAG AGGCACTCCAGTATCCATGTAATGCAACAGGACCAGGCTGTAAAATCAGCTGAGCAGGCATTTCTTAGGATGGacg AGCGCCGACTCTCCTCTTCAGCTTCTGCTGGTCCATGGGACCACGCTTTTTACACACCACTCACCTTCATGTCGAAAATCTTGTACCGACGGAACCGCAGAAGCACTCTTACCAGATACAACCCAAGCCTCCCTCTGCCTCAG ACTCAGAGTATGGCGCCTCCACCCGCATTTGGAGTCAAATTTCACAAGTGTGCACAG GTGAAGATGGACACTGATCCTCCTCAACTGACGTTCTTCCTGCTGATTCACAACATGGGCCCATTGGGTGGCACCAACCTGTCCCAGGTGGCTATCCGGGACTCCATTGCTGGAGTTGTACCCATAAAATCTGACGGCCGAGTGGTGGAAAGAGGCTACCAGACGTTTGCCATTGATTCATTGTCTG CTGGATCCCAATTTGTTGTCAACTATACTGCTCACATAAGGAATCATAAGAGTGAAGTCATGGACCTTCCAGCTTTCGTCACCTTCTCCAATGCCTCACAg AACGATGTCAGTATGTTTGGTCCATTAACGGCTAATCTAACATTAAGGGTAAATTCCACCGATAGG ATTCATCCTAACCATGGGGTCCATTTAGCTGGAGTTGTTGCTGGGTTCTTTGGTACACTGATGCTGCTGTCGCTGGGATTTCTGGCCGTGAACCTGATAGGTCTCAGAACCAGGCTGAACCTTTTTCAACAAAag CAGAGAAACAGAGGTGATTCAGAACCTGAATATGCAGAATGCAACATGAGTGAGGCCGTAAAGGATGAGGCCGCATTTGAAGACAAGATGGTGGACACAATGGTGCTGGAGGATCCCCAGAACATGTACCAAGCTTTGGAAAA CCTCCAAATGTCCACCCTGCTGCACGCCACCAATAACCTGGAGGCCACGCGGATTCAGATCTACAGGGACGTGATGTCCTCCCTGCTGGGCAGCCTGCGTTCCCGGGGCCAGGCAAGTGCCCAGGCCCAGCAGAGGCTCCTTAGTGTGCTCCACGGACAGATGCTGGGCATGGAGGGTCGGCTGAAGGAGGAGCGAGGAGCCCGCATGGCTGCTCTGGCTGGCCGCTGCAACCAGGAGACTCGGGAAGAAATGGAAGCAGAGCACCGCACAGAAGCTGCTCAGAAGGCCCAGGCCGAGCTGCTGTGTCAACATGCCAACCAACAG GAACTCCTCCACTGCAGTGTCCTCctggagaagctgcacaagctgAGCCAGAGTCGGCTCCAGCGCATCCTGTTGGTCAGACATGAGGAAGCCTCAGGGAAGGTTCAGAGGCAGATTGTTGAGTGGCGTCGGGTGGAGTTGCACAAGATTTTCTCTGAAGAACTGGAAGAGGCGACAAGGATGGGCGAGCTGGAGAAGAGCGCAGCCAAGAGTCTGCAGCACGATTACTTTGCCTCTCAG GATCAGCtagaggaggtgctggatgtgGTCCTCGCCAACCAGCGCTACGTGCTCGCTGAACGCCATGCACAGAGGAAGTTCTTGGTGCACAGCCTTCACAGCCTCAACAACCTGATTTCTGACAGCTTCTCCAGCACCTCCAGCAATCTGGACAGCTGGTTTACTCACATCAGAAG GGGAGGCAGTGTGCCTTCAGAGCAGCTGGACCAGCTGCAGGACAAGGCCCAGAAAGAGCTGGTAATGGTGAGGCAGAGACTGGAAGAGGCATTGAGCCAAGAGAGGAGAGCCATGCGCTGTGGACTGATAAAGAAGAGGCGGGAGCTCATCTCTGACTTG TTACGGGTCCACAAACAGAGACAGAAGGATCTGTCGGGTGTGTCCAAGGATCTGGAGGGAAGGCAAGATATAGCTCATCACCTGCACTGTTGGCAGAACTTCCTGACAGCTCACAGTTTGGAACTAGCAGAGCTTATCAACAACCTGGATGAGGAGGCTACTGCAGACATCCGCAAG GTGACCATGCGTGTGATTCAAGCTGCCATAACAGAAATCAAAGCCATCCAACCATCTGCAGCTCAGGCCTTGCAAACATTCTTGCCTCCAGGGGCGCAACGTGCCGTGCCGCAGTTGGAACCACAGGCAGGACCTGGACAAGTCCAGGGACAAGGAGGGAGCACTCTCTTACAGGGCCAGGAAAGGCTGCACCAGGAAGGCAAGGCCGCCTTACACACGCTCAGCTGCACTAGAGCTGCTCTCAGGGAGGCCATGGAGAGAGAGCTGCAGGAGCAGAGAGAGCTCAGGGCGCATTGCAGAGCTTTCTTCAG TTGTTTGTGTTCGTCCCAGCTGACTCTGTCTGAGGATGATCGGCTCCGGATGAAACTGGAGTTTCAGAAGTGTCTGTCTGTGATGGACCTGTGTCTGGTGCTGCCCCACGCTGTCTCCAGAACCAAACTCCACACCGCTCTGGCAGcttggaggaaggagagggagcagcagaTG ACTTCTATATCTAAGGGGAAATCCAGCGAGGCCAGACAGAAAACAGACGCATCTGACCTGATACTTTTTAAGAAAAGGCTTGAAGATGGAGTCCAACTTtttgagagggagaaggagatggagatggCCGTCATGGACAAG GTGATGGAGGAGATGCGTACGGAGAGGGAGAGTGATCTGCACGCTCAGGGCGACAGCCTGGCGATGCAGATGGCTACCATCCACTACCagaaggcagagaggaggaccaAAGTCTTGGAGACTTCCAGAGCAATGCTCGCCCTGACCAGCCTGCTCATTCAGCagctcagagagagaaagagcctgGAGAGCCAAGACATGGCACAGAGTATACAGAACCATTGCTTG GGCCTAGATGAAGCCCAACAACAGCTccaaaaggagaggagggagctggATGTGCTGCAAAGGTCTCGATCCAAAGTCGAGTCAAATCCAACACAGAGCGGGGACTCTGGGGACGTTGAGGAGGGAAGTGAACTGGAGAAACTGTTTCAGCTGCGGCCGGATTGCAGGATGACGTCCATCCTCCAGGAGGCACTCTACAAAAGGGACCAGGTCATCACACGGTTGGCCGAGAG GTTGGAGGAAATGACAAGCAACGACCAAGCCATGGAGGATTTAAAAGAGCAACTGGAGCTCAGGAGGCTTTATGCAAACTGTGACCAG GATCTGGAGTTTGCATCTCGGTTGGTGAAGCAGAGTCAGGTGTCCGCTGAGGGTCTCCTGGAGGCcctgcgtctcctcctcccccccctgcctgaAAGCGAACTCCTCTCCATCACCGACGCCCTCTGCCCCAAAGAGATCCTTGTTGCATCATCTGCAGAGCAGAAGCAATCCAT GTGTGCCGGGGGGGTGAACAGACTTCTTCTTGTGAAACTGAGAGACGACGTGTTGCATAAAAATATGCCAAATATGCCAAGCTGCGCTGTGGAAAGCGGGAG ACTCCAGGAAAAGAGGCAAAGTTTTATGGAAAAACTGCTCCCCAGATCCCGTGACCTGCCTCCAAGAGATGTTGCACCACCGATGGTTGAAGAGAACGAGAGGGAGGCCGGTTTAGGGAAAGCACAACGGACTATTGATAAATCTGCCGTCACTGAAGACCCAGTTACACAGCAGCCGAAGCACCCTGCAAAAGAAAGTGTCGTGAACACAGTGAATGAAACATTACACAGCGCAGCAGAGGAAAACATGGTGCCCTCCTCTGCCAGCACCGCACGGGGCGTCGCTGCTACAGAAGAGAGGTTGTTTGTGTTCCGGCATCCACCTGAAGCATGCGGCAGTGCAGAggcaccaaaaagaaaaaggaaaaagaacttTCTCAATCTGAAGAAAGGCTCAGTGGCTCCAACAAATCTACCTTGA
- the LOC120834980 gene encoding limbin isoform X1: MLQVDFIAKSIAIWLMLLDIQVSCLCPPPVDSRCCRVVEPLTAVVLESSAAHQSRCNGNVTSRDASWFITLPSQERHSSIHVMQQDQAVKSAEQAFLRMDGATDMNGPMLLSAERRLSSSASAGPWDHAFYTPLTFMSKILYRRNRRSTLTRYNPSLPLPQTQSMAPPPAFGVKFHKCAQVKMDTDPPQLTFFLLIHNMGPLGGTNLSQVAIRDSIAGVVPIKSDGRVVERGYQTFAIDSLSAGSQFVVNYTAHIRNHKSEVMDLPAFVTFSNASQNDVSMFGPLTANLTLRVNSTDRIHPNHGVHLAGVVAGFFGTLMLLSLGFLAVNLIGLRTRLNLFQQKQRNRGDSEPEYAECNMSEAVKDEAAFEDKMVDTMVLEDPQNMYQALENLQMSTLLHATNNLEATRIQIYRDVMSSLLGSLRSRGQASAQAQQRLLSVLHGQMLGMEGRLKEERGARMAALAGRCNQETREEMEAEHRTEAAQKAQAELLCQHANQQELLHCSVLLEKLHKLSQSRLQRILLVRHEEASGKVQRQIVEWRRVELHKIFSEELEEATRMGELEKSAAKSLQHDYFASQDQLEEVLDVVLANQRYVLAERHAQRKFLVHSLHSLNNLISDSFSSTSSNLDSWFTHIRRGGSVPSEQLDQLQDKAQKELVMVRQRLEEALSQERRAMRCGLIKKRRELISDLLRVHKQRQKDLSGVSKDLEGRQDIAHHLHCWQNFLTAHSLELAELINNLDEEATADIRKVTMRVIQAAITEIKAIQPSAAQALQTFLPPGAQRAVPQLEPQAGPGQVQGQGGSTLLQGQERLHQEGKAALHTLSCTRAALREAMERELQEQRELRAHCRAFFSCLCSSQLTLSEDDRLRMKLEFQKCLSVMDLCLVLPHAVSRTKLHTALAAWRKEREQQMTSISKGKSSEARQKTDASDLILFKKRLEDGVQLFEREKEMEMAVMDKVMEEMRTERESDLHAQGDSLAMQMATIHYQKAERRTKVLETSRAMLALTSLLIQQLRERKSLESQDMAQSIQNHCLGLDEAQQQLQKERRELDVLQRSRSKVESNPTQSGDSGDVEEGSELEKLFQLRPDCRMTSILQEALYKRDQVITRLAERLEEMTSNDQAMEDLKEQLELRRLYANCDQDLEFASRLVKQSQVSAEGLLEALRLLLPPLPESELLSITDALCPKEILVASSAEQKQSMCAGGVNRLLLVKLRDDVLHKNMPNMPSCAVESGRLQEKRQSFMEKLLPRSRDLPPRDVAPPMVEENEREAGLGKAQRTIDKSAVTEDPVTQQPKHPAKESVVNTVNETLHSAAEENMVPSSASTARGVAATEERLFVFRHPPEACGSAEAPKRKRKKNFLNLKKGSVAPTNLP; encoded by the exons ATGCTTCAGGTAGACTTTATCGCGAAAAGCATCGCAATATGGTTGATGCTCTTGGACATCCAAGTGTCGTGTTTGTGTCCGCCGCCTGTTGACTCCCGTTGTTGTCGCGTTGTCGAACCGTTAACTGCCGTTGTGTTGGAGTCCAGTGCGGCGCATCAGAGCCGTTGTAACGGTAACGTCACATCTCGGGACGCGTCATGGTTCATAACTCTACCGTCACAGGAG AGGCACTCCAGTATCCATGTAATGCAACAGGACCAGGCTGTAAAATCAGCTGAGCAGGCATTTCTTAGGATGGacg GTGCAACAGACATGAATGGGCCCATGTTGTTGTCTGCAGAGCGCCGACTCTCCTCTTCAGCTTCTGCTGGTCCATGGGACCACGCTTTTTACACACCACTCACCTTCATGTCGAAAATCTTGTACCGACGGAACCGCAGAAGCACTCTTACCAGATACAACCCAAGCCTCCCTCTGCCTCAG ACTCAGAGTATGGCGCCTCCACCCGCATTTGGAGTCAAATTTCACAAGTGTGCACAG GTGAAGATGGACACTGATCCTCCTCAACTGACGTTCTTCCTGCTGATTCACAACATGGGCCCATTGGGTGGCACCAACCTGTCCCAGGTGGCTATCCGGGACTCCATTGCTGGAGTTGTACCCATAAAATCTGACGGCCGAGTGGTGGAAAGAGGCTACCAGACGTTTGCCATTGATTCATTGTCTG CTGGATCCCAATTTGTTGTCAACTATACTGCTCACATAAGGAATCATAAGAGTGAAGTCATGGACCTTCCAGCTTTCGTCACCTTCTCCAATGCCTCACAg AACGATGTCAGTATGTTTGGTCCATTAACGGCTAATCTAACATTAAGGGTAAATTCCACCGATAGG ATTCATCCTAACCATGGGGTCCATTTAGCTGGAGTTGTTGCTGGGTTCTTTGGTACACTGATGCTGCTGTCGCTGGGATTTCTGGCCGTGAACCTGATAGGTCTCAGAACCAGGCTGAACCTTTTTCAACAAAag CAGAGAAACAGAGGTGATTCAGAACCTGAATATGCAGAATGCAACATGAGTGAGGCCGTAAAGGATGAGGCCGCATTTGAAGACAAGATGGTGGACACAATGGTGCTGGAGGATCCCCAGAACATGTACCAAGCTTTGGAAAA CCTCCAAATGTCCACCCTGCTGCACGCCACCAATAACCTGGAGGCCACGCGGATTCAGATCTACAGGGACGTGATGTCCTCCCTGCTGGGCAGCCTGCGTTCCCGGGGCCAGGCAAGTGCCCAGGCCCAGCAGAGGCTCCTTAGTGTGCTCCACGGACAGATGCTGGGCATGGAGGGTCGGCTGAAGGAGGAGCGAGGAGCCCGCATGGCTGCTCTGGCTGGCCGCTGCAACCAGGAGACTCGGGAAGAAATGGAAGCAGAGCACCGCACAGAAGCTGCTCAGAAGGCCCAGGCCGAGCTGCTGTGTCAACATGCCAACCAACAG GAACTCCTCCACTGCAGTGTCCTCctggagaagctgcacaagctgAGCCAGAGTCGGCTCCAGCGCATCCTGTTGGTCAGACATGAGGAAGCCTCAGGGAAGGTTCAGAGGCAGATTGTTGAGTGGCGTCGGGTGGAGTTGCACAAGATTTTCTCTGAAGAACTGGAAGAGGCGACAAGGATGGGCGAGCTGGAGAAGAGCGCAGCCAAGAGTCTGCAGCACGATTACTTTGCCTCTCAG GATCAGCtagaggaggtgctggatgtgGTCCTCGCCAACCAGCGCTACGTGCTCGCTGAACGCCATGCACAGAGGAAGTTCTTGGTGCACAGCCTTCACAGCCTCAACAACCTGATTTCTGACAGCTTCTCCAGCACCTCCAGCAATCTGGACAGCTGGTTTACTCACATCAGAAG GGGAGGCAGTGTGCCTTCAGAGCAGCTGGACCAGCTGCAGGACAAGGCCCAGAAAGAGCTGGTAATGGTGAGGCAGAGACTGGAAGAGGCATTGAGCCAAGAGAGGAGAGCCATGCGCTGTGGACTGATAAAGAAGAGGCGGGAGCTCATCTCTGACTTG TTACGGGTCCACAAACAGAGACAGAAGGATCTGTCGGGTGTGTCCAAGGATCTGGAGGGAAGGCAAGATATAGCTCATCACCTGCACTGTTGGCAGAACTTCCTGACAGCTCACAGTTTGGAACTAGCAGAGCTTATCAACAACCTGGATGAGGAGGCTACTGCAGACATCCGCAAG GTGACCATGCGTGTGATTCAAGCTGCCATAACAGAAATCAAAGCCATCCAACCATCTGCAGCTCAGGCCTTGCAAACATTCTTGCCTCCAGGGGCGCAACGTGCCGTGCCGCAGTTGGAACCACAGGCAGGACCTGGACAAGTCCAGGGACAAGGAGGGAGCACTCTCTTACAGGGCCAGGAAAGGCTGCACCAGGAAGGCAAGGCCGCCTTACACACGCTCAGCTGCACTAGAGCTGCTCTCAGGGAGGCCATGGAGAGAGAGCTGCAGGAGCAGAGAGAGCTCAGGGCGCATTGCAGAGCTTTCTTCAG TTGTTTGTGTTCGTCCCAGCTGACTCTGTCTGAGGATGATCGGCTCCGGATGAAACTGGAGTTTCAGAAGTGTCTGTCTGTGATGGACCTGTGTCTGGTGCTGCCCCACGCTGTCTCCAGAACCAAACTCCACACCGCTCTGGCAGcttggaggaaggagagggagcagcagaTG ACTTCTATATCTAAGGGGAAATCCAGCGAGGCCAGACAGAAAACAGACGCATCTGACCTGATACTTTTTAAGAAAAGGCTTGAAGATGGAGTCCAACTTtttgagagggagaaggagatggagatggCCGTCATGGACAAG GTGATGGAGGAGATGCGTACGGAGAGGGAGAGTGATCTGCACGCTCAGGGCGACAGCCTGGCGATGCAGATGGCTACCATCCACTACCagaaggcagagaggaggaccaAAGTCTTGGAGACTTCCAGAGCAATGCTCGCCCTGACCAGCCTGCTCATTCAGCagctcagagagagaaagagcctgGAGAGCCAAGACATGGCACAGAGTATACAGAACCATTGCTTG GGCCTAGATGAAGCCCAACAACAGCTccaaaaggagaggagggagctggATGTGCTGCAAAGGTCTCGATCCAAAGTCGAGTCAAATCCAACACAGAGCGGGGACTCTGGGGACGTTGAGGAGGGAAGTGAACTGGAGAAACTGTTTCAGCTGCGGCCGGATTGCAGGATGACGTCCATCCTCCAGGAGGCACTCTACAAAAGGGACCAGGTCATCACACGGTTGGCCGAGAG GTTGGAGGAAATGACAAGCAACGACCAAGCCATGGAGGATTTAAAAGAGCAACTGGAGCTCAGGAGGCTTTATGCAAACTGTGACCAG GATCTGGAGTTTGCATCTCGGTTGGTGAAGCAGAGTCAGGTGTCCGCTGAGGGTCTCCTGGAGGCcctgcgtctcctcctcccccccctgcctgaAAGCGAACTCCTCTCCATCACCGACGCCCTCTGCCCCAAAGAGATCCTTGTTGCATCATCTGCAGAGCAGAAGCAATCCAT GTGTGCCGGGGGGGTGAACAGACTTCTTCTTGTGAAACTGAGAGACGACGTGTTGCATAAAAATATGCCAAATATGCCAAGCTGCGCTGTGGAAAGCGGGAG ACTCCAGGAAAAGAGGCAAAGTTTTATGGAAAAACTGCTCCCCAGATCCCGTGACCTGCCTCCAAGAGATGTTGCACCACCGATGGTTGAAGAGAACGAGAGGGAGGCCGGTTTAGGGAAAGCACAACGGACTATTGATAAATCTGCCGTCACTGAAGACCCAGTTACACAGCAGCCGAAGCACCCTGCAAAAGAAAGTGTCGTGAACACAGTGAATGAAACATTACACAGCGCAGCAGAGGAAAACATGGTGCCCTCCTCTGCCAGCACCGCACGGGGCGTCGCTGCTACAGAAGAGAGGTTGTTTGTGTTCCGGCATCCACCTGAAGCATGCGGCAGTGCAGAggcaccaaaaagaaaaaggaaaaagaacttTCTCAATCTGAAGAAAGGCTCAGTGGCTCCAACAAATCTACCTTGA